A stretch of the Mesorhizobium sp. Pch-S genome encodes the following:
- a CDS encoding substrate-binding domain-containing protein, translating to MKFDRRTFAKLAVGLLGATTLGFSPALAQDKPAPFDKPGQVKIALVRYLSTGDFFQAYLAGVESQAKALGVDLRVLDSKQDAALQADMVDQAIALGVNGIIIQHGLTESMKEAAQRAVDAGIKVVAFDVNVENPKIPQIEQSDRDLARLALEQAIKDNGESWKAGYVYVAGIAPLDRRNETWVEFKKKYAGIKEAAQFGTLDNPIANSVANQARSVLSANPDIKVMFAPYDEFAKGVKIAVDEAGLSKDVKIYSADISTSDIAAMREPDSAWAATAATNPAVVGQVSVRALAQLLAGEDPGKSVIVPPTLITQKELVEKDIKNMEELSAKLPQFAHADVAMPKWMPNPNAK from the coding sequence ATGAAATTCGATCGCAGAACATTCGCCAAGCTGGCCGTCGGCCTGCTCGGCGCGACGACGCTGGGCTTCTCGCCAGCGCTGGCGCAGGACAAGCCGGCGCCGTTCGACAAGCCGGGGCAGGTCAAGATCGCGCTGGTGCGCTATCTCTCCACCGGCGACTTCTTCCAGGCCTATCTGGCCGGTGTTGAATCGCAGGCCAAGGCGCTTGGCGTCGACCTGCGCGTGCTGGATTCCAAGCAGGATGCGGCCCTGCAGGCCGACATGGTCGACCAGGCGATCGCGCTCGGCGTCAACGGCATCATCATCCAGCATGGCTTGACGGAATCGATGAAAGAAGCCGCCCAGCGCGCGGTCGACGCCGGCATCAAGGTCGTGGCCTTCGACGTCAATGTCGAAAATCCGAAGATCCCGCAGATCGAGCAGTCGGACCGCGACCTCGCCCGCCTGGCGCTGGAGCAGGCGATCAAGGACAATGGCGAAAGCTGGAAGGCCGGTTACGTCTACGTCGCCGGCATCGCGCCGCTCGACCGCCGCAACGAGACCTGGGTGGAGTTCAAGAAGAAGTATGCGGGCATCAAGGAAGCCGCACAGTTCGGCACCCTCGACAATCCGATCGCCAACTCGGTCGCCAACCAGGCCCGTTCGGTGCTGTCGGCGAACCCCGACATCAAGGTGATGTTCGCGCCCTATGACGAGTTCGCCAAGGGTGTGAAGATCGCGGTGGATGAGGCCGGCCTGTCGAAGGACGTCAAGATCTATTCGGCCGACATCTCGACCTCCGACATCGCTGCCATGCGGGAGCCTGACAGCGCCTGGGCTGCAACCGCTGCTACCAACCCCGCCGTCGTCGGCCAGGTCTCGGTACGCGCTCTGGCACAGCTTCTCGCCGGTGAAGATCCGGGCAAGAGCGTGATCGTGCCGCCGACGCTGATCACCCAGAAGGAACTGGTCGAAAAGGACATCAAGAACATGGAAGAGCTGTCGGCCAAGCTGCCGCAGTTCGCCCATGCCGATGTCGCCATGCCGAAGTGGATGCCGAACCCGAACGCCAAGTAA
- a CDS encoding bifunctional aldolase/short-chain dehydrogenase, whose product MKNLWNDAEAENVVKAYAAKGVDRDLALRVYTTRLLGGEPRLVLHGGGNTSVKTKVTDFVGDEWDVLCVKGSGWDMAVIEPQGLPAVKLGALLKARRLDSLSDEDMVALQRANLIDPSSPNPSVETLLHAFLPHKFVDHTHSTAILAIVDQGGDSEALSKKVFGDKMGFVPYIKPGFDLAKVAADVYDADPSVEGLILDKHGIFTFGDDARQAYDRMIHYVTMAEDYVAKNGSNPLKPASLPATLAKPEEVASMLRGAVAVARGEGRFDRMVSDFRTSDAILEFVNSAAIADYAAAGVSTPDLSIRIKTGPMVLPAPDASDLAGYKAEIGKRVAAYMAEYTRYFEENDALDDVKRTMLDPMPRLSLVPGLGMFGHGRTLKDARIASDVGEMWIEAVKGAASVGTFRPLAKSDLFPLEYWSLEQAKLASNKPKPLTGQIVLVTGGAGAIGAATAKAFAREGAHVVVVDLDAAKAAEAAKAAGNNSIGVGADITNPAEVRAAFDQAVKVFGGIDIVVSNAGAAWEGMIADIDDALLRKSFELNFFSHQSVAQNAVRIMREQGTGGVLLFNASKQAVNPGAKFGAYGLPKAATLFLSRQYALEYGPIGIRSNAVNADRIRSGLLTDAMIASRSTARGLSEKDYMSGNLLGQEVTADDVAQAFLHQALAERTTADVTTVDGGNIAAALR is encoded by the coding sequence ATGAAAAATCTCTGGAACGACGCCGAAGCCGAAAATGTGGTGAAGGCCTATGCGGCAAAGGGCGTGGACCGTGATCTGGCACTGCGGGTCTACACCACCCGCCTGCTCGGTGGCGAGCCGAGGCTCGTCCTGCATGGCGGCGGCAACACCTCGGTGAAGACCAAGGTCACCGACTTTGTCGGCGACGAATGGGATGTGCTCTGCGTCAAGGGCAGCGGTTGGGACATGGCCGTCATCGAGCCGCAGGGCCTGCCGGCGGTGAAGCTCGGCGCGTTGCTCAAGGCACGCAGGCTGGACAGCCTCTCGGACGAGGACATGGTCGCGCTGCAGCGCGCCAACCTGATCGATCCGTCTTCGCCCAACCCGTCGGTCGAGACGCTGCTGCATGCCTTCCTGCCGCACAAATTCGTCGATCACACCCACTCGACCGCGATCCTTGCCATCGTCGACCAGGGCGGCGACAGCGAGGCGCTGTCGAAGAAGGTGTTCGGCGACAAGATGGGTTTCGTGCCCTACATCAAGCCGGGTTTCGACCTCGCCAAGGTCGCGGCCGACGTCTACGACGCCGACCCGAGCGTCGAAGGCCTGATCCTCGACAAGCATGGCATCTTCACCTTCGGTGATGACGCCAGGCAGGCCTACGATCGCATGATCCACTATGTGACGATGGCCGAGGACTATGTCGCCAAGAACGGCAGCAACCCGCTGAAGCCTGCGTCGCTGCCGGCCACGCTGGCGAAGCCGGAAGAGGTCGCCTCGATGCTGCGCGGCGCAGTCGCCGTCGCCAGGGGCGAGGGGCGCTTCGATCGCATGGTCAGCGATTTCCGCACGTCGGATGCCATCCTGGAATTCGTCAACTCGGCCGCCATTGCCGATTACGCCGCCGCCGGCGTCTCGACGCCGGACCTGTCGATCCGCATCAAGACCGGTCCGATGGTGCTGCCGGCGCCGGATGCGTCCGATCTTGCCGGTTACAAGGCCGAGATCGGCAAGCGTGTCGCCGCCTACATGGCCGAATACACCCGCTATTTCGAAGAGAACGACGCGCTGGACGACGTCAAGCGCACCATGCTCGATCCGATGCCGCGTCTGTCGCTGGTGCCGGGTCTTGGCATGTTCGGCCATGGCCGCACGCTGAAGGATGCCAGGATCGCTTCCGATGTCGGCGAGATGTGGATCGAGGCGGTCAAGGGCGCGGCCAGCGTCGGCACCTTCCGTCCGCTCGCCAAGTCCGATCTCTTCCCGCTCGAATACTGGTCGCTCGAACAGGCCAAGCTCGCTTCCAACAAGCCGAAGCCCCTGACCGGCCAGATCGTGCTGGTCACCGGTGGCGCCGGCGCCATCGGCGCTGCCACCGCCAAGGCCTTCGCCCGTGAAGGTGCGCATGTGGTGGTGGTCGACCTCGACGCGGCAAAGGCGGCGGAAGCGGCCAAGGCCGCCGGCAACAATTCGATCGGCGTCGGCGCAGACATCACCAATCCGGCCGAAGTGCGCGCTGCCTTCGATCAAGCCGTTAAGGTGTTCGGTGGCATCGACATCGTCGTCTCCAACGCAGGCGCCGCCTGGGAAGGCATGATCGCCGATATCGACGACGCGCTGCTGCGCAAGAGCTTCGAACTCAACTTCTTCTCGCATCAGAGCGTGGCGCAGAACGCGGTGCGCATCATGCGCGAGCAGGGCACGGGCGGCGTGCTGCTGTTCAACGCTTCCAAGCAGGCGGTGAACCCGGGCGCCAAGTTCGGTGCTTACGGCCTGCCCAAGGCTGCGACGCTGTTCCTGTCGCGCCAGTATGCGCTGGAATATGGTCCGATCGGTATCCGTTCGAACGCCGTCAATGCCGACCGCATCCGCTCCGGCCTGCTGACCGACGCCATGATCGCCAGCCGCTCCACCGCGCGTGGCCTTTCGGAGAAGGACTACATGTCCGGCAATCTGCTCGGCCAGGAGGTCACCGCCGACGACGTCGCCCAGGCGTTCTTGCATCAGGCGCTGGCCGAACGCACCACGGCGGATGTGACGACGGTGGACGGCGGCAACATCGCCGCAGCGCTGAGATAA
- a CDS encoding sugar-binding transcriptional regulator, producing the protein MAIRAADQIIHKAAWLYYTHGLRQDEVAKKLDISRASVATYLRKARETGIVNISTSTQLFTEDTLAREVEDAFGLTTVWIAPQDRQALDTGVEVPALAAGVFLELVNRGDRIGVAWGRTVYAVADVMSFADLQDVTVVQLCGNLGAPYSQRPDQCTMEIARRLNARGLNFYAPLSLSSERLARELRDEPVIKEQLSLVARCDLALFSVGTIDAESHIVKCGALTPAEMFALRDQGATGVIAGQLIDATGKLLDCDYNRRVISADLASMRAIPKRMMVVQEENKLEPLQAALAGGLCSHLVLPAGLARRLLDAQGSRLSQKQDRPDL; encoded by the coding sequence ATGGCGATCCGGGCGGCAGACCAGATCATTCACAAGGCGGCGTGGCTTTATTACACGCATGGACTGCGCCAGGACGAGGTGGCGAAGAAGCTCGACATCTCGCGCGCTTCCGTTGCCACCTATCTGCGCAAGGCGCGTGAGACCGGCATCGTCAACATCTCCACGTCTACCCAGCTTTTCACCGAGGACACGCTGGCTCGGGAAGTGGAAGATGCGTTCGGGCTCACCACTGTCTGGATCGCGCCGCAGGATCGCCAGGCGCTCGATACCGGCGTCGAAGTGCCGGCCCTTGCCGCGGGTGTCTTCCTCGAACTCGTCAATCGCGGTGACCGTATCGGCGTCGCCTGGGGCCGCACTGTCTATGCCGTTGCCGATGTGATGTCCTTCGCCGACCTGCAGGACGTCACCGTCGTGCAACTCTGCGGCAATCTCGGTGCGCCTTATTCGCAGCGCCCGGACCAGTGCACCATGGAGATCGCCCGGCGCCTCAACGCCAGGGGCCTCAATTTCTACGCGCCGCTGTCGCTCAGTTCCGAAAGGCTGGCGCGCGAACTGCGCGACGAGCCGGTCATCAAGGAGCAGCTCTCGCTGGTCGCACGCTGCGATCTGGCACTATTTTCCGTCGGCACCATCGATGCCGAGAGCCATATCGTCAAATGCGGCGCCCTGACGCCGGCCGAGATGTTCGCGCTGCGCGATCAGGGAGCGACGGGTGTCATCGCCGGCCAGCTCATCGATGCCACCGGCAAGCTGCTCGACTGCGACTACAACCGCCGTGTCATCTCCGCCGATCTTGCCTCGATGCGCGCTATCCCCAAGCGCATGATGGTGGTGCAGGAAGAAAACAAGCTGGAGCCGCTGCAGGCAGCCCTTGCAGGCGGGCTCTGTTCGCATCTCGTACTCCCGGCCGGCCTGGCGCGACGCCTGCTCGACGCGCAGGGTTCGCGCCTGTCGCAAAAGCAAGATCGGCCTGACCTATAA
- a CDS encoding YbaY family lipoprotein, with amino-acid sequence MERIATMNLNRRHMIGLMAVAFALPAVQAEARSMTLTGTVTYRERMMLPPNSTVEVSLVDISLADAPSRTIARHVIRRARASPVRYRLAFDSSQIRKGRTYALQARITQGKQLLFINTTRHTVFDGGPNNTEIRVERVAGEPSAELGIAGEWLAEDINGRGVIDNLQTTLKIDANGGVSGKGGCNGYGGSAKITGTRIRFGSLMSTQMACAPAIMDQESKFHAALGEARSWRIDQRRRKLTLLDRRGRAVAVLARIG; translated from the coding sequence ATGGAAAGGATTGCCACGATGAACCTCAACCGCCGCCACATGATCGGACTGATGGCCGTCGCCTTTGCCTTGCCTGCGGTGCAGGCCGAAGCGCGGAGCATGACACTGACCGGAACGGTGACCTATCGCGAACGGATGATGCTGCCGCCGAACTCGACAGTCGAGGTCTCTCTGGTCGACATCTCCCTGGCCGACGCACCCTCCAGGACCATCGCCCGCCATGTGATCCGTCGCGCCCGCGCCAGCCCGGTTCGCTACAGGCTGGCATTCGATTCCAGCCAGATCCGCAAGGGCCGCACCTATGCGCTGCAGGCCCGCATAACCCAAGGCAAACAGCTGCTGTTCATCAACACGACGCGCCATACGGTTTTCGATGGCGGTCCGAACAACACCGAGATTCGCGTCGAGCGTGTTGCAGGTGAACCGAGCGCCGAACTCGGCATTGCCGGGGAATGGCTTGCCGAGGACATCAACGGCCGTGGCGTGATCGACAACCTGCAGACCACGCTGAAGATCGACGCCAATGGCGGCGTGTCCGGCAAGGGCGGCTGCAACGGCTACGGTGGCAGTGCCAAGATCACCGGCACCCGCATCCGCTTCGGTTCGCTGATGAGCACCCAGATGGCTTGTGCACCGGCGATCATGGACCAGGAAAGCAAGTTCCACGCAGCGCTCGGCGAGGCGCGGAGCTGGCGCATCGACCAGCGCCGCCGCAAGCTCACCTTGCTGGACAGGCGCGGTCGTGCCGTAGCGGTGCTCGCGCGTATCGGCTGA
- a CDS encoding amino acid ABC transporter permease: protein MGLLETFFNWDVLVRAFPMLVRGLGNTLLLGCAAIFFGGLLGLGVCLMRLYAPKPLRLLAVGFIDIFRATPILVVLIMIYYALPFVGIRLSAFTSATLALSMVLGAFTAEVCRAGIENIPKGQFEAAAALGLPFWTAMRKVILPQALRIVVPPLTSNAVSIFKDTALASVVAMPDLLKQATDAQALMANPTPLVGAALIYLLFLWPLVRLVSWLEQRSKADPRA, encoded by the coding sequence ATGGGATTGCTAGAAACCTTCTTCAACTGGGACGTTCTCGTCCGCGCCTTCCCGATGCTGGTCAGGGGCCTCGGCAACACGCTGCTGCTCGGTTGTGCCGCTATCTTCTTCGGCGGACTGCTCGGCCTGGGCGTCTGCCTGATGCGGCTCTATGCGCCGAAACCGCTGCGCCTGCTGGCGGTCGGCTTCATCGATATCTTCCGTGCGACGCCGATCCTGGTCGTGCTGATCATGATCTACTACGCACTGCCCTTCGTCGGCATCCGCCTGTCGGCCTTTACCTCGGCCACGCTCGCCCTCTCCATGGTTCTGGGCGCCTTCACGGCGGAAGTCTGCCGCGCCGGCATCGAGAACATCCCCAAGGGCCAGTTCGAGGCGGCCGCGGCGCTTGGCCTGCCGTTCTGGACTGCCATGCGCAAGGTGATCCTGCCGCAGGCGCTGCGAATCGTCGTGCCGCCGCTCACCAGCAATGCGGTTTCCATCTTCAAGGACACCGCGCTGGCTTCCGTGGTGGCGATGCCGGATCTGCTCAAGCAGGCGACGGACGCGCAGGCCCTCATGGCCAACCCGACGCCGCTGGTCGGCGCGGCCCTGATCTATCTGCTGTTCCTGTGGCCGCTGGTGCGGCTGGTCAGCTGGCTGGAGCAGCGTTCCAAGGCCGATCCGAGGGCGTAG
- a CDS encoding ABC transporter substrate-binding protein, which yields MLLNRRNLIGAFAALTMGLGAASLAHAETLLVGAYPANPPWENKLETGQFEGFEVDLVKEIGKRIGSEVEIQDLGFQALFSATVSGRIDLAISSITINNDRLQNQAFTQGYYDSDIALVAKKDTPLKTLDDMKGKTVGAISASVGEAWIKANTEKYGIKEYRGYDTQQNLILDVQSGRLDGAIGDIAGFQFAFTKMPDMAVVTAIPTGDKFGIMMKKGSPLLEKVNGAIDAIKKDGTMAALHKKWLGAEAAADSSTNKILPIPQAQ from the coding sequence ATGCTTCTTAACCGCCGCAATCTGATCGGCGCCTTCGCGGCGCTGACGATGGGTCTCGGTGCTGCGTCGCTGGCGCATGCCGAAACGTTGCTAGTGGGCGCCTATCCGGCCAACCCGCCCTGGGAAAACAAGCTCGAGACCGGCCAGTTCGAAGGCTTCGAGGTCGATCTCGTCAAGGAGATCGGCAAGCGCATCGGCTCGGAGGTCGAAATCCAGGATCTCGGCTTCCAGGCGCTGTTTTCGGCCACCGTTTCCGGCCGTATCGATCTGGCGATCTCCTCGATCACCATCAACAATGATCGCCTGCAGAACCAGGCTTTCACGCAGGGCTATTACGACAGCGACATCGCGCTGGTGGCCAAGAAGGACACACCGCTGAAGACGCTGGACGACATGAAGGGCAAGACCGTCGGCGCCATCTCTGCCTCGGTCGGCGAGGCCTGGATCAAGGCCAACACCGAGAAATACGGCATCAAGGAATATCGCGGCTACGATACGCAGCAGAACCTCATTCTCGACGTACAGTCGGGCCGTCTCGACGGTGCCATCGGCGATATCGCCGGTTTCCAGTTCGCCTTCACCAAGATGCCCGACATGGCGGTGGTGACGGCGATCCCGACCGGCGACAAGTTCGGCATCATGATGAAGAAGGGCTCGCCTCTGCTCGAAAAGGTCAACGGCGCTATCGATGCCATCAAGAAGGACGGCACCATGGCCGCACTTCACAAGAAGTGGCTGGGTGCGGAGGCCGCCGCTGATTCATCGACCAACAAGATCCTGCCCATTCCGCAGGCTCAGTAA
- a CDS encoding pyridoxal phosphate-dependent aminotransferase encodes MTLSRSGASAYPANVRPFPPLEGIRPQIQDLRTENIAQLAAKAQSLGDVIPLWYGEGDMVTPGFIIDAAKAALDAGQTFYIPNMRGLGSLTTALSDYQSRLHGRHIAIERSTVTPGGMHAVMLAMELLVDVGTNAVYIEPQWPNIHNAIHLVGGEPRPVALAFDGEWRLDLDAVFARCDARTRAIFLSTPSNPLGWTATREELQALLDFSRRTGIWIVSDEVYGRLYFDGEVAPSMLQIAEDDDRVLVVNSFSKAWAMTGWRIGWLSHPTGVADQVAAMTQYANSGTAAFVQAGAEAALRQGEPLVTEIRERARLGLDIAYEALAKLDGIILPSKPKGGMYAFFAFEGQEDSREACARVIEKARVGLSPGYLFGNASRSFLRMCVLRDPDQIRQAAARMVSALS; translated from the coding sequence ATGACCTTGAGCAGAAGCGGCGCATCCGCCTATCCGGCGAATGTCCGGCCCTTTCCGCCGCTCGAGGGCATCCGCCCGCAGATCCAGGACCTGCGCACCGAAAACATCGCCCAGCTGGCCGCCAAGGCGCAGAGCCTCGGTGATGTCATTCCTCTCTGGTACGGCGAAGGCGACATGGTCACGCCGGGCTTCATCATCGACGCCGCCAAGGCGGCGCTGGATGCCGGCCAGACCTTCTATATTCCCAATATGCGTGGCCTGGGTTCGCTGACGACCGCGCTTTCCGACTATCAGAGCCGGCTGCATGGACGGCACATTGCGATCGAGCGTTCGACTGTGACGCCCGGCGGCATGCATGCCGTGATGCTGGCGATGGAACTGCTGGTCGATGTCGGCACCAACGCCGTCTATATCGAGCCGCAATGGCCCAACATCCACAACGCCATCCATCTGGTCGGCGGCGAGCCACGCCCGGTGGCGCTGGCCTTCGATGGCGAATGGCGGCTCGATCTCGACGCCGTGTTCGCACGTTGCGATGCCCGCACACGCGCTATCTTCCTGTCGACACCAAGCAACCCGTTGGGTTGGACCGCGACGCGCGAGGAGTTGCAGGCGCTGCTCGATTTCTCGCGCCGCACCGGCATCTGGATCGTCTCCGACGAGGTCTATGGCCGCCTCTACTTCGACGGTGAGGTCGCGCCTTCCATGTTGCAGATCGCCGAGGACGACGATCGTGTCCTGGTGGTCAATTCTTTCTCCAAGGCCTGGGCGATGACCGGCTGGCGCATTGGCTGGCTGTCGCATCCGACCGGTGTCGCTGACCAGGTCGCTGCCATGACGCAATATGCCAACAGCGGTACCGCTGCCTTCGTGCAGGCCGGCGCCGAGGCGGCATTGCGCCAGGGTGAGCCGCTGGTGACTGAAATCCGCGAGCGGGCCAGGCTTGGCCTCGACATCGCCTATGAGGCGCTGGCGAAGCTCGACGGCATCATCCTGCCGTCGAAGCCGAAGGGCGGCATGTATGCCTTCTTCGCTTTCGAAGGGCAGGAGGATTCGCGCGAGGCCTGCGCCCGCGTCATCGAGAAGGCGCGCGTCGGCCTGTCGCCCGGCTACCTCTTCGGCAATGCGTCCCGCTCTTTCCTCAGAATGTGCGTGCTGCGCGACCCGGATCAGATCCGGCAAGCCGCCGCCCGCATGGTGTCGGCACTTTCATGA
- a CDS encoding GntR family transcriptional regulator gives MSDERPFKGSGGSLRAQIYEDIRDRIHRGALGANDRLVDVEIAGNLGVSRMPVREALLQLTHEGYLVGTTRGFMLPTLTPTDVANIFEVRRCLEPRAAAHAARTLDTAGMERLAAALKDAEEAVATADAELLFQANVRFRRSWLEAVDNDRLASAIARFADHVQVVRLGTLTHQPTQAVVLAGMRRLYDAFANRDSMAAFDHMTTFIQHAEERFVALTKALESAGDEGRRPQG, from the coding sequence ATGTCTGACGAAAGGCCGTTCAAAGGCTCCGGCGGCAGTCTGCGCGCCCAGATCTATGAAGACATCCGCGATCGCATCCATCGCGGCGCCCTGGGCGCCAACGACCGGCTGGTCGATGTGGAGATCGCAGGCAACCTCGGCGTATCCCGCATGCCGGTACGCGAAGCCCTGCTGCAGCTCACGCATGAAGGCTATCTCGTCGGCACCACGCGCGGCTTCATGCTGCCGACGCTGACGCCGACCGATGTCGCCAACATCTTCGAAGTGCGGCGCTGTCTCGAGCCGCGCGCTGCGGCCCATGCCGCACGCACGCTGGATACCGCCGGGATGGAACGGCTCGCCGCTGCGCTGAAGGATGCCGAAGAAGCCGTCGCGACCGCCGATGCCGAACTTCTGTTCCAGGCCAATGTCCGCTTCCGCCGCTCATGGCTGGAAGCCGTCGACAATGACAGGTTGGCCTCGGCCATCGCGCGTTTTGCCGACCATGTGCAGGTCGTGCGCCTCGGCACGCTGACGCACCAGCCGACGCAGGCGGTCGTGCTGGCAGGCATGCGCAGGCTCTATGACGCCTTCGCGAACCGCGACTCGATGGCTGCCTTCGACCATATGACCACCTTCATCCAGCATGCCGAGGAGCGTTTCGTCGCACTCACCAAGGCACTGGAATCCGCCGGTGACGAAGGCCGGCGCCCGCAGGGATAA
- a CDS encoding LLM class flavin-dependent oxidoreductase: MIKPHPLKGPNKFKLGVFSMNADGGLAMTTAPERWRARWDDNLNAARIADSAGLEFLLPIARWRGFGGVTHAREWSFETFTWAAGLATATENIALFMTVHVPLVHPLQAAKALATVDHISGGRAGLNIVCGWNPDEFAMFGQTVGERTYDQAEEWITIIERAYKSREPFDFAGEFYDLKGVVSRPASLQAPRPVTMNAAFGAPGRNYAARHCDYLFSTFSEISEGRAHVVDIANRAAEVGRDVGVYTVCHVVCRETQQEAEDYYRRYALELADKGAVDEHMKKKKEFAHSHDDKAFTEYRQRFAGGAGTYPLVGTPEKIVDDLIRIMEQGYAGAALSFVNYTYDLPFFCDRVLPLMRQAGLRMN, translated from the coding sequence ATGATCAAGCCGCATCCGCTCAAGGGCCCGAACAAGTTCAAGCTCGGCGTCTTCTCCATGAACGCCGATGGCGGCCTGGCGATGACGACGGCGCCCGAGCGGTGGCGTGCGCGCTGGGACGACAATCTGAACGCGGCGCGCATCGCCGACAGCGCGGGGCTGGAGTTCCTGCTGCCGATCGCGCGCTGGCGCGGCTTCGGCGGCGTCACCCATGCGCGCGAATGGTCGTTCGAGACCTTCACCTGGGCGGCGGGACTGGCGACGGCGACAGAAAACATCGCCTTGTTCATGACCGTGCACGTGCCGCTGGTCCATCCGCTGCAGGCCGCCAAGGCGCTGGCCACCGTCGACCACATCTCAGGTGGCCGTGCCGGGCTCAATATCGTCTGCGGCTGGAACCCGGATGAATTCGCGATGTTCGGCCAGACGGTCGGCGAGCGCACCTACGACCAGGCCGAAGAATGGATCACCATCATCGAACGCGCCTACAAGTCGCGCGAGCCGTTCGACTTCGCCGGCGAATTCTATGACCTGAAAGGCGTGGTGAGCCGGCCGGCCAGCCTGCAGGCGCCGCGCCCGGTGACGATGAATGCCGCCTTCGGCGCACCGGGCCGCAACTACGCGGCGCGCCACTGCGACTATCTGTTCTCGACCTTTTCCGAAATCTCGGAAGGCCGCGCCCATGTCGTCGATATCGCCAACCGCGCCGCCGAAGTTGGCCGCGACGTCGGCGTCTATACGGTCTGCCACGTGGTCTGCCGCGAAACGCAGCAGGAGGCGGAAGACTATTACCGTCGCTATGCACTCGAACTCGCCGACAAGGGCGCCGTCGACGAGCATATGAAGAAGAAGAAGGAATTCGCCCATTCACATGACGACAAGGCGTTCACCGAATACCGGCAGCGTTTTGCCGGCGGCGCCGGCACCTACCCGCTGGTCGGCACGCCGGAGAAGATCGTCGACGACCTGATCCGCATCATGGAGCAGGGTTATGCAGGTGCCGCCCTCTCCTTCGTCAACTACACCTACGACCTGCCATTCTTCTGCGACCGCGTGCTGCCGCTGATGCGCCAGGCCGGGCTGAGGATGAACTGA
- a CDS encoding flavin reductase family protein, protein MDVATGALPAHGTVDPRGFKQGMRAMAGAVAILAAEDAEHGCFGLTATAVCSFSAEPPSLLACVHKNSTFASLTRQDMAFSVNLPAADQENVARVFGGMTTAKGVARFSAGSWVRGEAGAPLLVGARAVFECRVGEIIARASHLILIGLVTKVTLDRVEREPIFYAHGRFLTINGQ, encoded by the coding sequence ATGGACGTGGCAACCGGCGCGCTGCCCGCGCACGGCACGGTCGACCCGCGCGGCTTCAAGCAAGGCATGCGTGCGATGGCCGGCGCCGTGGCGATCCTGGCTGCCGAAGATGCCGAGCATGGTTGCTTCGGGCTGACGGCAACCGCCGTCTGTTCGTTCAGCGCCGAGCCGCCTTCGCTGCTGGCCTGCGTGCACAAGAACAGCACCTTCGCTTCGCTTACCCGGCAGGACATGGCCTTTTCCGTCAATCTGCCGGCGGCGGACCAGGAGAATGTCGCACGCGTCTTCGGCGGCATGACGACGGCCAAGGGCGTGGCGCGGTTCTCGGCGGGCTCCTGGGTTCGCGGCGAAGCCGGCGCTCCACTGCTGGTCGGCGCGCGCGCCGTGTTCGAATGCCGGGTCGGCGAAATCATCGCACGCGCCTCGCATCTGATCCTGATCGGGCTGGTGACCAAGGTGACGCTCGACCGTGTCGAGCGCGAGCCGATCTTCTACGCCCACGGGCGCTTCCTCACCATTAACGGCCAATAA
- a CDS encoding aldolase/citrate lyase family protein — protein MSPVLSGRLKTRLAANDQLGLVWLTLGHASITEMAAHSGADALVIDLQHGLWDRRSLETTVGIAAGTAPVIARVADSSTTAIGNALDAGCDGVLVPLIESRAQAEQAISAARFPPHGHRSGGGVRPLSMGFGTYLERAGHVAVGLMIETAAGVEQAEAIITTPGLDFVLIGTGDLGISYAAQGQGGDATEKGCLRVKEACARAGIPCGIFTGNVDKALERRAEGYHLVVLASDVDVVRDAFNGVVRDFAGAAS, from the coding sequence ATGTCCCCTGTCCTGTCCGGCCGGCTGAAGACCCGCCTTGCCGCCAACGACCAGCTCGGCCTGGTCTGGCTGACGCTCGGCCATGCCTCGATCACCGAAATGGCAGCGCACTCCGGCGCCGATGCGCTGGTCATCGACCTGCAGCACGGGCTGTGGGATCGCCGCTCGCTGGAGACGACCGTCGGCATTGCAGCCGGCACCGCTCCGGTGATCGCACGCGTCGCGGACAGTTCGACGACAGCGATCGGCAACGCACTGGATGCCGGCTGCGACGGCGTGTTGGTGCCGCTGATCGAAAGCCGCGCGCAGGCCGAGCAGGCGATCTCCGCCGCCCGCTTCCCGCCGCACGGCCATCGCTCGGGCGGCGGCGTGCGACCGCTTTCGATGGGATTCGGCACCTATCTCGAACGGGCGGGACATGTGGCCGTCGGCCTGATGATCGAGACCGCTGCCGGGGTCGAGCAGGCCGAGGCGATCATCACCACACCCGGACTGGACTTCGTGCTGATCGGCACCGGCGATCTCGGCATCTCCTATGCGGCACAAGGCCAGGGCGGCGACGCCACGGAAAAAGGCTGCCTGCGCGTGAAGGAGGCCTGCGCTAGGGCCGGCATCCCGTGCGGCATCTTCACCGGCAATGTCGACAAAGCGCTCGAACGACGCGCCGAGGGTTATCACCTTGTCGTGCTCGCTTCCGATGTCGACGTGGTGCGTGACGCCTTCAACGGTGTGGTGCGCGATTTCGCCGGAGCGGCATCGTGA